The following are encoded together in the Bradysia coprophila strain Holo2 unplaced genomic scaffold, BU_Bcop_v1 contig_94, whole genome shotgun sequence genome:
- the LOC119085229 gene encoding protein real-time isoform X2 codes for MVQKYQSPVRVYKYPFELVMKAYERRFPTCLQMPIVLDCQIVSDEVKENGAIRNTSRRCKLAVEAPYLFKKLIGLDVVYFIQNNFLDMRARSLNIEAVNETYSSRIEIFERCRYYAHPENPDWTCFDQTATLDIKNFFGFEHSMEKMGMKQYTQTTLKGKEIIEFFIEELKKDGITSAERWQSCETSENDVVIDVQASNLSSRKPSIAEYEDMLDGEYISKNLGELEPLQESKLLELREIFKEANLTKIPDYQTMLRFLRARDFSVEKASQMLQESLKWREENCIDQILSEYKKPSVVVKHFPGGWHQCDKDGRPIFILRLGHMDVKGLLKSIGEEGLLKLTLYICEEGLQLIQAANKSNDKPVLSWCLLVDLDGLSMRHLWRPGVKALLRIIETVEMHYPETLGRVFVVRAPRVFPIAWTIVSAFIDDYTRSKFLFYGGPDCLHMKDGLEVYIDSEAILDFLGGPCESLVHEGGLVPKTLYKSMSDEDADNDAPVVGSNNGSLYTSVDLKPGHIHEVVITNNDPKSVLTWDFDSVKSHLHFTVYRTTVVPMSTISDASMSVFDWTGFELDKNYFRVEPSLVCHAKESVQGSHVMNHTGHYVLQWICPPSCDNPAQLMYFHEILSSANYKGSMSSLQSGISVMSLNSR; via the exons GCATACGAACGCCGATTTCCAACATGTTTACAAATGCCAATAGTGCTCGACTGTCAAATCGTTTCGGACGAGGTCAAAGAAAATGGTGCTATTCGCAACACTAGCCGTCGCTGTAAACTGGCCGTCGAGGCGCcgtatttgttcaaaaaactGATCGGTCTGGATGTGGTGTACTTCATACAGAACAATTTTCTGGACATGCGTGCCCGATCATTGAACATTGAAGCGGTCAATGAAACCTATTCGTCACGCATCGAAATATTTGAGCGATGTCGATACTATGCGCATCCGGAAAATCCGGACTGGACCTGTTTCGATCAGACGGCTACATTGgatataaagaattttttcggcTTCGAGCATTCGATGGAGAAAATGGGTATGAAGCAGTACACTCAGACAACGTTGAAGGGCAAAGAAATCATCGAATTTTTCATCGAGGAATTGAAAAAGGATGGCATAACGTCAGCTGAACGATGGCAATCATGCGAGACAAGTGAAAATGATGTGGTCATCGATGTGCAAGCATCAAATTTGAGTTCGCGCAAACCATCCATTGCTGAATACGAGGATATGCTTGACGGGGAATATATTAGTAAAAATTTAGGGGAATTGGAACCGTTGCAGGAATCAAAACTATTAGAATTAAGGGAAATATTTAAAGAGGCTAATCTAACTAAAATACCAGACTATCAGACGATGTTACGGTTTCTGAGGGCCAGAGACTTCAGTGTCGAGAAAGCAAGTCAAATGTTGCAAGAATCTCTTAAGTGGCGCGAAGAAAATTGCATCGATCAGATCTTAAGTGAATACAAAAAACCGTCGGTGGTTGTGAAACATTTTCCCGGTGGATGGCACCAATGCGACAAAGACGGTCGCCCCATATTCATACTCCGCCTGGGACATATGGATGTTAAAGGCTTACTAAAGTCTATCGGTGAAGAGGGTCTACTCAAACTGACGCTGTACATTTGCGAGGAGGGACTTCAACTAATTCAAGCTGCAAACAAATCAAACGACAAACCTGTTTTGAGCTGGTGTCTCCTTGTCGACTTGGACGGTTTATCGATGCGACATCTGTGGCGCCCGGGCGTTAAGGCGTTGCTGCGAATTATCGAAACGGTAGAAATGCATTATCCGGAAACTCTCGGTCGAGTGTTTGTGGTACGAGCACCGCGTGTTTTTCCTATTGCGTGGACAATTGTCAGCGCCTTCATTG ATGACTATACTCGATCGAAGTTCTTATTTTATGGTGGTCCAGATTGCTTGCATATGAAAGATGGACTTGAAGTGTACATTGACTCAGAAGCTATACTAGACTTCTTAGGTGGGCCATGTGAG TCTCTCGTTCACGAAGGTGGCCTCGTACCGAAAACCCTGTACAAATCAATGAGTGATGAAGATGCCGACAATGATGCACCCGTCGTCGGCTCAAATAATGGCAGTCTTTACACATCCGTCGATCTGAAACCCGGACATATTCATGAGGTTGTGATAACGAATAACGATCCGAAGAGTGTTCTGACATGGGACTTTGATTCCGTCAAAAGTCATCTACATTTTACGGTTTATCGGACAACTGTCGTGCCAATGTCGACCATTAGTG ATGCATCTATGTCTGTATTCGACTGGACTGGTTTCGAAttagataaaaattattttagagtTGAACCATCGCTTGTATGCCATGCCAAAGAAAGCGTTCAG GGTTCACACGTAATGAATCACACCGGACATTATGTTCTACAATGGATCTGTCCGCCCAGTTGTGACAATCCGGCTCAGCTAATGTACTTCCATGAAATACTTAGCTCGGCCAATTACAAAGGATCAATGTCCAGTCTACAATCTGGCATATCGGTAATGAGCTTGAATTCGCGATGA
- the LOC119085229 gene encoding protein real-time isoform X1, which produces MVQKYQSPVRVYKYPFELVMKAYERRFPTCLQMPIVLDCQIVSDEVKENGAIRNTSRRCKLAVEAPYLFKKLIGLDVVYFIQNNFLDMRARSLNIEAVNETYSSRIEIFERCRYYAHPENPDWTCFDQTATLDIKNFFGFEHSMEKMGMKQYTQTTLKGKEIIEFFIEELKKDGITSAERWQSCETSENDVVIDVQASNLSSRKPSIAEYEDMLDGEYISKNLGELEPLQESKLLELREIFKEANLTKIPDYQTMLRFLRARDFSVEKASQMLQESLKWREENCIDQILSEYKKPSVVVKHFPGGWHQCDKDGRPIFILRLGHMDVKGLLKSIGEEGLLKLTLYICEEGLQLIQAANKSNDKPVLSWCLLVDLDGLSMRHLWRPGVKALLRIIETVEMHYPETLGRVFVVRAPRVFPIAWTIVSAFIDDYTRSKFLFYGGPDCLHMKDGLEVYIDSEAILDFLGGPCEPNLPTDPTVPAHYFTRCYFLSCQCSLVHEGGLVPKTLYKSMSDEDADNDAPVVGSNNGSLYTSVDLKPGHIHEVVITNNDPKSVLTWDFDSVKSHLHFTVYRTTVVPMSTISDASMSVFDWTGFELDKNYFRVEPSLVCHAKESVQGSHVMNHTGHYVLQWICPPSCDNPAQLMYFHEILSSANYKGSMSSLQSGISVMSLNSR; this is translated from the exons GCATACGAACGCCGATTTCCAACATGTTTACAAATGCCAATAGTGCTCGACTGTCAAATCGTTTCGGACGAGGTCAAAGAAAATGGTGCTATTCGCAACACTAGCCGTCGCTGTAAACTGGCCGTCGAGGCGCcgtatttgttcaaaaaactGATCGGTCTGGATGTGGTGTACTTCATACAGAACAATTTTCTGGACATGCGTGCCCGATCATTGAACATTGAAGCGGTCAATGAAACCTATTCGTCACGCATCGAAATATTTGAGCGATGTCGATACTATGCGCATCCGGAAAATCCGGACTGGACCTGTTTCGATCAGACGGCTACATTGgatataaagaattttttcggcTTCGAGCATTCGATGGAGAAAATGGGTATGAAGCAGTACACTCAGACAACGTTGAAGGGCAAAGAAATCATCGAATTTTTCATCGAGGAATTGAAAAAGGATGGCATAACGTCAGCTGAACGATGGCAATCATGCGAGACAAGTGAAAATGATGTGGTCATCGATGTGCAAGCATCAAATTTGAGTTCGCGCAAACCATCCATTGCTGAATACGAGGATATGCTTGACGGGGAATATATTAGTAAAAATTTAGGGGAATTGGAACCGTTGCAGGAATCAAAACTATTAGAATTAAGGGAAATATTTAAAGAGGCTAATCTAACTAAAATACCAGACTATCAGACGATGTTACGGTTTCTGAGGGCCAGAGACTTCAGTGTCGAGAAAGCAAGTCAAATGTTGCAAGAATCTCTTAAGTGGCGCGAAGAAAATTGCATCGATCAGATCTTAAGTGAATACAAAAAACCGTCGGTGGTTGTGAAACATTTTCCCGGTGGATGGCACCAATGCGACAAAGACGGTCGCCCCATATTCATACTCCGCCTGGGACATATGGATGTTAAAGGCTTACTAAAGTCTATCGGTGAAGAGGGTCTACTCAAACTGACGCTGTACATTTGCGAGGAGGGACTTCAACTAATTCAAGCTGCAAACAAATCAAACGACAAACCTGTTTTGAGCTGGTGTCTCCTTGTCGACTTGGACGGTTTATCGATGCGACATCTGTGGCGCCCGGGCGTTAAGGCGTTGCTGCGAATTATCGAAACGGTAGAAATGCATTATCCGGAAACTCTCGGTCGAGTGTTTGTGGTACGAGCACCGCGTGTTTTTCCTATTGCGTGGACAATTGTCAGCGCCTTCATTG ATGACTATACTCGATCGAAGTTCTTATTTTATGGTGGTCCAGATTGCTTGCATATGAAAGATGGACTTGAAGTGTACATTGACTCAGAAGCTATACTAGACTTCTTAGGTGGGCCATGTGAG cCGAACCTACCAACGGATCCAACGGTTCCAGCGCATTACTTCACGCGCTGTTATTTTCTATCATGCCAATGC TCTCTCGTTCACGAAGGTGGCCTCGTACCGAAAACCCTGTACAAATCAATGAGTGATGAAGATGCCGACAATGATGCACCCGTCGTCGGCTCAAATAATGGCAGTCTTTACACATCCGTCGATCTGAAACCCGGACATATTCATGAGGTTGTGATAACGAATAACGATCCGAAGAGTGTTCTGACATGGGACTTTGATTCCGTCAAAAGTCATCTACATTTTACGGTTTATCGGACAACTGTCGTGCCAATGTCGACCATTAGTG ATGCATCTATGTCTGTATTCGACTGGACTGGTTTCGAAttagataaaaattattttagagtTGAACCATCGCTTGTATGCCATGCCAAAGAAAGCGTTCAG GGTTCACACGTAATGAATCACACCGGACATTATGTTCTACAATGGATCTGTCCGCCCAGTTGTGACAATCCGGCTCAGCTAATGTACTTCCATGAAATACTTAGCTCGGCCAATTACAAAGGATCAATGTCCAGTCTACAATCTGGCATATCGGTAATGAGCTTGAATTCGCGATGA